TGTATCATAAAACTCTATGGCGCCATAGGTACAAGCCGTGATACATGCCCCACAGGATATACAATCACTCTCATTTACCTCGGCAACAGAACCGGAGGCAGTAACTGTGTCATGGGAGAGAAGGGTCAAAACCCGGCCTGCCGCTCCATAAGCCTGGTTAATCGTTTCCGATATATGCTTGGGATAGTGGGCTATGCCACAGAGGTAAATGCCATCGGTGCCAAACTCCACCGGTCTTAATTTGACATGGGCTTCTTTGAACCAATCATCGGGTCCCAAAGAAACCTTGAACAACAAGGACATTTCCTTGTTTCCGGCCGAGGGAATAACGGCGGCAGCCAAAGAAAGTAAATCAGCATCGATTGCCAGCTTCTTACCTAAAATATAATCGGTCGCCGTAACCCTGAGCATGCGCCGCCCCTCTTCCTCAACAGCTTCCACCTGCGGTTTATCCTGTGGCTCATAGCGGATGAACTTTACATCTTTATTTGATGCATCCCGGTAATAATCCTCACTAAACCCATAGGTTCGCATATCCCGGAAGAGAATGGTTATATCCATCCGGGGGTTTATCTCTTTCAGTTTTAAGGCGTTCTTTACAGAGTTGCTGCAACATATCCGGGCGCAGTAATTTCTGTCCTCATTTCTGCAGCCTACGCATTGGATCATCACCAGGCTCTGGGCGTTCATCACCCTTTCTTCTCCTTGGGCGATCTGCTCCTCCAACTCCAGATTGGTCATTACCCTATCATCTTCCCCATAAAGGTATTCGGTGGGTTTATATTCATCAGCACCGATGGCGATGACGGTTGCCCCATGTTTTATCTCGGTGATCCCCCTGTCCGACTTCACTTTGGTGACAAAATTCCCCACATAACCGGTAGCCTCCGGGATCGTGGCATCCGTATAAACATGGATGAGGGGGTGCTGGTAAATCTTGCGCACAAGATCACGCAAATAGGCCTGAACATCCATCCCGTCCAGCGTGGAATGAATTCTTCGCGCCGTTCCCCCCAGATCAGTATCCTTTTCCACCAGACAAACCTCATGCCCCTGCTTCGCTATGGAGAGGGCGCACGTCATGCCGGCGATACCGCCGCCAACCACCAGCGCCGTCCTGTTGACCGGCAGATCAAATTCCTGCAAGGGCTTCAAACGGCAAACTCGCGCTACCGACATCCTGATGATATCCTTTGCCTTTTGGGTGGCTTCTTCCTTTTCCTTGGCGTGGACCCAGGAACAATGTTCTCTAATATTCGCCATGTCTAAGTAATATTGATTAATTCCCGCCTCCCGCAGGGTGTCCCGGAATAGCGGTTCAAGGGTCCTGGGGGAGCAGGCGGCAATAACCACGCGATTGAGCCCTTTTTCCTTTGCCAGATCTGATATTTGTTGGGCAGAATTGGTAGCACAGGAAAATAGCTGTTCCTGAGCGTAGACAACATTGGGCAAAGTTAAGGCATATTCCACTGTGGAAGGAACTCCTACTATCCTGCCGATGTTAGCCCCACAATGACACACAAAGACTCCTATTCTTGGCTCCTCTTGGGAAACATCCCTTTCCGGCGGATATATCCTTTCTTTGGACAGCTCTCCTCGCCGGTAGTCAAGGAGTTCACCACATTGGGAGCCGGCAGCGCTGGCGGTAAAAACCGACTCGGGAATATCTGTAGGACCCTGGAAGGCTCCGCTTACAAAGATCCCAGGCCTGGTGGTCTCCATAGGATTGGAAGGAATTGCTTTACAGAATCCGTGAGCATTGAGTTCGATGCCGAACTTGTTTGCCAGGCCCTGCACATCAGCAGGTGGGTTCAAGCCAACGGATAGTACCACCATATCGAATTCTTCCTCTTTTACTCCTTCGTCGGGTGTAGAATACCGTATGGTGACACTCTTGGTTTCCGGGTTCTCTTTTACTATGGATACGTAGCTTCTGAAAAATCGAACGCCGGGAAGGTTCTCTGCTCTTTCGTAGAATCGCTCAAAATCCTTGCCATAGGAACGAATATCGTTATGGAATACCGTACACTCGGCCTCTGCGTCATGTTCTTTTGTCAAAATCACCTGTTTCTGGGTATAGGTGCAGCATACGGCTGAGCAATAGCTGTTTTCGCCCGGAGTAACCCGCCTGGAACCGACGCATTGAAGCCAGGCTACTTTATGGGGATGCTTCATGTCGGAAGCACGCAATATCTCGCCCTGGTATGGCCCGGTGGCGCATAACAGCCGTTCATAGTCCATACTGGTTACCACGTTTACAAATTGTCCGTATCTATATTCCTCCCTCACCTTGGGATCAAAGGGCTCAAAGCCGGAAGACAGAATGATGGCCCCTACATTTACTTCTACCTTCTCCAGCGTTTGATTGAAATCTATGGCGTTGTTCTTACATGCTCCTTCGCAAATCCGACATTTCTTCTCTTTAAGGTAAAGACAGCTTTCATCTATATAGGTGACCAGTGGAATTGCCTGAGCGAAGTATACATGGACGGCTTTATTCTTCGATATTTCCTGATTATATTGATCAGGATATTTGACCGGGCAATACTCTACACAGGTAGTACAACCCGTGCATTTGTCCTCAAGAATATACCTGGGCTTTTTAATCAGCGTTACGTTAAAATTTCCTGCTTGCCCTTCTACACTGTCAACTTCAGTATAGGTGAGTACCTCTATATTCGGATGCCGGCCGACCTCGACCAGTTTCGGTGCGAGTATTCACATGGAGCAGTCATTGGTGGGAAAGGTCTTGTCAAGCTGGGCCATGTGGCCGCCTATGCTCGGCGCCTTTTCAACCAAATAAACCTTAAAACCGGCAGTGGCAAGATCAAGAGAGGCCTGAATACCGCTGATCCCTCCACCGACAACCATTACGTCTCCGAAATTGTTGTCTCCAAAATTGTTACAAAGTTGTTGAACATTTTCTTTTAGCGATATTACGTTTTCCATTTTCTATTCCCTCATAAGGTTCTATGTTCCCGTAGTGTCCGGGTTCGGCTGTGTTAGCCGTAGTTAATTTGTTGAGCAGCCAAGCCTCTCCTCGTGCGAATACACCGACATGTGACTGCCACGTACCTGACCAACCAGGGTAATGCCCAGATCATGAGCAAGCGAAATTGCGCTTCCCGTCGGCGTGTGCCGCGAAACAACAAGCGGGGCCTGCATTCTTGCCGCCTTACGCAACATCTCCGTCGAAACGCGGCCGGTAGTCAGAATCCATTTATCTCTTGTTGATAGTCCCCTCATCAGACATTCACCTTGTATCTTGTCCAGTGTGTTATGCCGTCCGATATCCTCAGTCACTACGAGCAGGTTCTTGCCATCGGACAGAGCTGAAGTGTGTACACCGCCGCTATACCGATACAACTCCTCCTGACCATGAAAATCTTTCATCACTGACAGTAATTTCTCTGGTGTAGTAACAATATCCGAATCAACTCTCTGCCCATAAGTTGTGAAAGTTGCGCCACCTCCGCACCCGGAGGTAAGCGTCCGCTTAGTCGGTAATTCAAAATTGGGATTGGAGAGCCTCACATCGACTTCCGATTCCGCGTCACAAATATTCATCATCATCACATCACCCATACCTGAGATGATTCCCTCTGAGTACAGGAATCCGAGGACAAGGAAATTCAGCTTGGTTGGAGTGCACAGGATACTGACCAGGTGCTGAAGATTGACATAGACAATAAGCTCCTTTTCGAAAGGTGCGTGGCCATTGGTTCTGACCCATCCAGCCTCGGAAAAGCGATTAAAGACTATATCCGTTGCTACACCTTCTATATCCGACACGCCAAACGATTCTTTAATGTTCAGTTTCTTCGTCCTCTAAATCACTTCCTGGAGAATCTCTGTAATATCCATAACTTCTATATCACCGGCATGATTCGTGACTAACCTGCTATCTTCAAGAGCGGTGACGCAATAGGGACAGGCAGTAGCCAGTACTTCGGCCCCAGCCTCGATAGCTTGCTCTATTCTGATGTTGGAGAATCTTTCATGCTTTTCTGTTTCCATCCAAATTCTGCCGCCCCCCATTCCGCAACAAAGACTGTCTTCCCGCGCATCAACCATCTCTGTCAGTTCCAAGCCGGGTATCTTCTTTAAGACTTCTCGGGGTTCGTCATATACGCCATTATGTCGACCCAGGTAACATGGATCATGATATGTGACTTTCTTTGCGAACTCTTTGGTGATTTTAAGTCTCCCCTCATTGATCAACTCAAATAAATACTGTGAGATATGAACAATCTCAAAGTTGGCTCTGAATTCGGGATACTCGTTTTTGAAGGTATGAAAACAATGAGCGGAAGAAGCAACGATCTTCTTCACCCCGTTGTCAACAAAAGTCTTGATATTTTCTCTGGCAAGGCGTTTGAATAATGCCTCGTTTCCCGTTTTACGCACACTCTCGCCACAGCATAATTCTTTGGAGCCTAATATGCCAAAATCTACCCCTGCCTTTTTGAGGATATTGGCCGTGGCTTGAGATACCTTCTTTAATCTCGGGTCATAGCTGGGATAGCAGCAGGGAAAATAGAGTATTTCAGTATTCTCATCAAACTCTTTGATGTCCAGATCTTTCGCCCAGTTTGCCCTGTCATTCGGTTCCTGTCCCCAGGGGTTACCCACACTGGCAATGCTTGTCATTATACCGCGGAGATTGGGGATGCTGGCAGGGACTACACCGTCCGGCACCATTATCCTGCGCATAGCCCGTACAATATCTATTGTGTTTACGCCTCTGGGGCAACGCTGAACACAATTACGGCAACTGACGCACATCCATATGTCTTCGGATTCAAAAGGGACCACACCCAATTGTGCCTGATGGTTCAGTTTGCGAACAAAATATTTTCTAACACGATTCCAGGGACAGACAGTCTCACATTTACCGCAGTGATAGCAGAATTTGAAGTCGTCTCCACCTGCTTCTTTTATGCCATCTATTACTATTTTAAAGGGCTCTAAGGGTAAAATCTCCATTATCTTTTTCCAACCTCTTCTTTTGCCTTAATGCTTTATTCCTTCTTTGACATCCGGGCAACGGTATCTGCTATGTTCTGCAATCCATATTTGTTTGCCAATGATTCCAATCCTATTTCCATGTCTCCCAGTTTCTCTTCTTCTTCAACTTCCTCTTCCCTTTCTTCGCAAATCAGTGCATCATTTAAGCACCACTTAACGCACAAAGGCTCTTCTTCACCTTCACACATATCACATTTGAGAGGAAGACCGGAATCGGGTTCTTTGAAAGCGTCCCTGGATGGGCAAGAAGCCCTGCAGAAGCCGCACTCGGAGTATTCCTTCCCGTCAATCACATATTTGTCTCTGCCCATACATTCGGCTGCAGTGTATTCACCCGCGTATACGGGAACATATATGTCTCTTATCGGTTCGCGAATCATCCGAATCCGGGACCTCGCCGGATTGTTGCTGCTATATTTCGGGTTAGCGTGAAAAGCTGAACAGATTACCTCGCATGCCCGGCAACCATTGCATTTATCAAGATCGATCTTGATTGTCTTGACTTTCTTCTTAACCTTGCTCATTTTTTATTATACCTCTCTGTTCTAAGTCTTCGGCAACATAATCCATACCTAATTTGTGCAAGGACTCTTTGGTGGGAATACCATCGTTATCCCACCCCTTAAACTTGTAATAAGCATCCAGGAGCTTTTCTTCAAGCTCGGGGAATCTTTTCTTCCAATGATCTTCGGGCGGCTTCTCATCAGCCCTCCTCAAACCTCTTCTCACATTAATGGCTCTGAGCAGATTTCGGTTCCTGTTATATACTTCCGTCAGCCCGTCTTCATCAATGTCGATTCCCGTTGCTGCTGTGATAAATTTCGGGTAATTGTGCATATGATAGGGAGGCTTCAGAGGAAATGACGACAAGCCTGCACACACTCCAAGGGCATCATCGATATAGTGCATCTTCTCCTGCCAGTCAACAATATCAACGGACATGTCAACAGTAGGATAATACGGATTTGAATGTTCTCCACGGAAATCCCAGTCAAGAACAATTTGCTTGAACTTATCATCAGGACATTGTATCCAATCACTTATGAATTCCTGTCTCTCCTCCATGGTCGCAAAAGGCGCCTGGGGGAACTGCCCTTCAATCTGGGTAATATTTATCTTCTCGCCGGTGGCATACATCAGGAAGTAAACAGGGTTCAGCATGCCAAGCTTAAGAGGCAACTGTTCATGTTTCTTAATAGTGTTATGGTCAAAGGCTTCCGCGCCTTTGCCGATCTTACGGGCTGCCCAGTAAACGCCGTCAGCCAGAATGTCTCCAATCCCTTCACGCCGCACAATCCTGTCAAGTAACCAGAAAAATTTCCCTTCGTTATCGGACGGGCACCCTTCAAAGTCTGCTTCGGTTAAGATACCGGCTTCTCTTAACTCAAAGGCGAAGGCCATGATTTGAGGGGTCGAGAATCCGTCCACTCCATACTCCGTAGCACGTTGAGCGATTCTAAAACCGAAATCCAGGTCGTCTACAAAAGCCGCCATTGTATAGGTAAGTTTCGTGAAGCATTTCATCATGTAGGTTGAAATTCCCGGGACGGAAATTATTGCACCGCATTTTATCGGACAGTTATAACAACTTATTAACCGCGTCCGCACGGTTTCCTGAACGTCCTTCCACCTCTCTTCGACTTCCTTGGTCCAGAAGTCTTTTCTCCGGCTGCGGGCATTTCCCCAGGAGAAATTTTCCGTGTGCCACTGCTCATCAACGTGCAACATCTCCTGCGGTGACCCAAGCCCCTGTAAAATGGTCATTACGTTCGGAACCGGATTTTCTCCCCGGAATTTTATATATTTCAGCACGTCGTTGCAGAGCCCGATATATTCATCCGGTCGGGCAAGATTGACGTCCTTTGTTCCACGAACAACTATCGCCTTTACGCCTTTGTCTCCCATCACAGCGCCCATTCCAAGCCGACTGGAACTGGAGCGACCCTGCTCGATGGAGGCTGTAAAAACCCTATTTTCACCGGCAAGACCGATGGCAGCCACCTGGGCGTTCGGCTGGTTCAACTCCTGTTTAATTAGTTCTGAAGTCTGAATAGCGCCCTTACCACGGAGATGATTGGCATCACGTATTTCCACCTTGTCATTGTTTATCCATATATAGACAAGATCCGGGGACTTGCCGCGAAGGATGATTTTGTCATAACCGGCATACTTTAACTCCGGTGCAAAAAATCCTCCCATCATTGAATATCCCATTAACAAAGTCTGGGGAGAATAGCTGGTAACAATGGTACGATTAGCGCCTGGAGCAGGTGTGCCGCATAAAAGACCGGTGCTGAATATCAGTAGATTATCAGGAGAAAAAGGTTCGGTTTCAGGGGGAACCCTATCCCATAATATCTTGGCGTTAGTACCTAAACCCCCAAGATGAAGTTCTGTCAATCTTGGGTCAGTTTCAACTCTCTCAATGTTTCCTCGTGATAGATCAATTTCTAAATTAAACCCTGTCTCTCCGTACCTCATGTTTTTATCCCCTATATTTGATCATTTACAACATAAGCGTAATTTATCAAATTGAAAAAATCTTGTCAATAAAAATAATGAAATATTTCACAATGAAAACAAGCGGTTCATCGACCCCCGCATTGGAGATAATTCTAATTAAATGGTATCAAAAATCCTTAATAAGGTATTAATATGGTCTTCTTATGATTTTTACTAAAGCAAGTCGCAACATAAAGTAACTATTGAACAATATGAAGGCGTTACAGGCAACGAGAACCTGTTCCTTTATTCGGATAAATCACGTTTTGCCCGGTTTTTGTATTCTTCTTCCTGTTGCCGCTTCAGACGAACTATTGCGCAACTATTATGTGAAATTAAAACTATAAGAGAACCGGGGTGAACAACGCTATAGAAAAAAAAGTACAGGGCAGGTATAATTTAATTGTTAAAGTGCATGAAAGAAGCCGTAAATAAATATGCTGTCAGGTGCAACAAAAGCCGTTAAAGAAAACGGATTTAAAAAATCAGGCATTGTTTGACATGCCGGGAACACCTGTTGAGCGTTGCTGCAAAATTAAGGAGGTCAGGTTAGATTATGGCAGAAAATATAAAGAAGGTAATGACAGATTGTACCCTCTGCTATCATAGTTGCGGAACCATTATGACCATTGAAAACGGCAAGGCAGTGAAGGTTGAAGGGTTGCCGTCGCACCCGCTGAACAAAGGCAGGCTTTGCGAAAAAGGTGAAGCCATGCTTGACAATATCTACGACCCTGACAGACTGAAATACCCGATGAAAAGGGTAAACGGGAACTGGGATAGGATTTCATGGGATCAGGCCCTGACTGAGATTGCAGAGAAACTCCTGAAACTTAAAAATGAATTCGGCCCGGGTGTACTCGGTGTTTTCAGCGGCTCTATCGGCGTTGAGAATCTTGAGATGGCGGGGCTGACGCAAAGGGTCAAGGCAGCATTCGGTTCACCCAACTTTTTTTCTGTGGAAAGCATATGCTACAGGATGCGTATACGGACAAGGCAGATCACCTTCGGCAAATATCCGACAGAGGAGCTTGATTCAAAACTCTATATCCTGTGGGGACACAACCCTGAGCAATCCGATTTTCCTCTGAAGCTTGCAATCGATGAAAATCTGGAAAAAGGTGCAAAGCTTGTTGTTGTTGATCCTAAACGCATCGGGCTCGCAGACCGTGCAGACATGTATTTGAGGATAAGACCGGGTACGGACGGTGCAATGGCCCTTGCCATGATCAATGTGATTGTAAATGAAAAGCTCTGCGATTATGAATTTATTGAAAATTATACAACAGGATTCGATGAGCTTGTTCCGCATGTTCAGCAGTATACACCCGAATGGGCAGAGAAGATCACATGGGTGGCTGCCGAAGATATCTGCAAACTGGCGCGTCTCTTTGCAACAACAAAAGGCGCGGGCATCTATCAGGGCACCTGCACGCAGGATCAAACGGCAAACGGCACCCAGAACAGCCGGGCGTTCTCTGTTCTTCAAGCGGCTGGGTTATCAGCCCCAGGCTTCCCCTGGGCAATGTTGGAATGGGCGTTGAAGGCGAACCCCTCGGCGCTGACCAGTATCCCCTTTTCTACGAAGTATGGGGAAGAAAAAGCCCTTACGGTGTTGTAACATGCGTGCCGGAGAGTATTCCCGACAAGATAAAAGCCTTCCTTGTGATCGGCGGAAACCCCATGCTCTCCATGGCAGATTCAAACGCCTTCAGGGAAGCCTTCAAAAGGCTGGAACTCCTCGTTGTCCATGACCTTTTTATGACCGAGACAGCCCGGCTTGCCCATTATGTGCTGCCTGCATGTTCACACCTCGAAAAATGGGGCGTTGCCTATACCTATAATGTATGCCACTGCTTGCCTTATCTCATGCTCAGGAAAAAGGCTATTGAACCCTATTATGAAAGCTGGTCGGAATGGAAATTCTTTACCGGACTTGCTAATAAGCTCGGCATAGGCGATAAATTCCCCTGGAAATCCGAAGAGGAGCTTGTTGCCTTTGAATTGGAGCCGACAGGACTGACGTTTGATGAGCTTCTTTATGAAAAGCCTGAAGGCGCCTTTTATCAGCAGAAACAATACGGCATCAAAGATGTCCGCTTTGCAACACCGACGAGAAAAATAGAGATATACAGTAAGGCCTTGGCTGATATAGGATTTGATCCTCTCCCGACTTATCTGGAACCGCACAGAAGCCCCTTGAGTTCTCCCGGACTGCTGGAAAAATATCCATTGATTCTTTCCACCGGCAACAGAAACCTTTATTATACGCACGGCCAGTTCAGAAATGTAAAGTCGCTTAAGGAAAAGAATCCTGAACCAATGGCGGAAATAGGGCCGCTGACCGCCGCAAAATACGGGATAGAGGAATCCGACGAAGTTATTATTGAAACAAACAGAGGATATGTACGGATGAAGGCCCATGTTGATGAACGGATTGCAGAAGGCGTTTTAATCGTTCCTCACGGGTGGGCCGGTGAAGCAAATGCAAATCTACTTACGGATACGGAATGCAGGGAGCCCATCATGGGTTATCCTGAGATAAAGTCCCTGCTGTGCTCAATAAGAAAGGTATGATTTAGATTTTGGATTGCGTATTTTGGATCCCATGGTAATCGTCCGGAATCACCTGTGAACAAGCCCTTTCAGGATAATATCTTTTTATTCGTATTCAGGGCAGCAGGTTTTATATCAAAGGAGAAATGATGCAAATAGATATTTTAAGAAAAAGAAAGTTTGAGCTATATCGGTTAGCAGCAGGACTTATTCTGCTTTTCCTGGCCGGAACAGCTTTTTCTGAGGAAACATCCTTTGAAAACGTGATTGTCCTGGTAGCCGATGGCATGGGGTCGACACATACAACTGTTGCACGTTGGTACAAAGGGTCTCCTCTTGCCCTTGACAGTATGCATCTGGGGGCCGTAAGAACGTATGGGGCCGATTCTATTATTACCGATTCTGCGCCTGCTGCAACCGCTTTTGCTACAGGACATAAGACATCCGGCAAGCTGATCAGTGTGTTGCCGGGACCTGTCACAGTACCGGGGGTAAACAGGGTGCCCGATAATTTAATGTATAAACCGGTGGCAACTGTTCTCGAAGGCGCAAAACTCTCAGGCAGGTCTGTCGGGATTATTGCCACATCCAACATCCAGCATGCCACCCCTGCAGGATTTTCGGCGCATTGGCCGGACAGAGATAACTACAATGAGATCGCCGAACAACAGGTGTACCTGAACATGGACGTTGCATTGGGCGGAGGAAAAAAATATCTGGCGCCGAAAGGAAAAGGCGGGGTCCGTATTGACGGTGAAGACCTTGTAGAGGTCTTGAAGTCAAGGGGTTATGACTTTGTAGAAACAAAGACCGCCATGCAGAACAGCACTTCGAGAAAATTATGGGGTATGTTCGCCGATGACGATATGGCCTATGAGTTTGACCGGAGAATATTCTGTCCCGGGCAGCCGGCGCTTTCTGATATGACAAAAAAGGCAATTGAAATACTGTCAAAAAATCCAAAAGGATTTTTTCTCTTTGTTGAAGGAAGCAAGATAGACTGGGCTTCCCATGCAAACGATCCCATAGGGGTAATAAGCGATGTCCTTGCCTTCGATGATGCAGTGGGGGTTGTCCTGGATTTTGCAAAGGCAAAGGGAAAGACCATGGTCCTCGCCTTTTCCGACCATGGTACCGGCGGGATGTCCATAGGAGATAAGCCAACCGATGGTATACACCCTAAACTTACCTATGAAGCAATTTTTGGCCCTCTGAAAAAGGCCCGGTTAACAGGTGAAGGTCTCGAAAGGGTAATAGGAAAGGATCCCTCAGATGAACATATTAGAAAAGTTATGGCACAATACGCCGGAGTGAATGATCTCACACAGGACGAGATCGATGCCGTCAAAAAGGCAAGGCCGGAAAAAATGAACTCTACCACGGGGCCCATGATCAGCAGGAGAGCTAATATTGGTTGGGCAACAAAAGGACATACAGGCGAAGACCTGTTTTTCTATGTATATGGGCTCAACAGGCATATAGGTCTTATTGAAAATACCGATATCGCACGCATAATAGCGAAAGGCATGGATTTTGACCTGGCTGTTACTGGCAGAGAGCTTTTTGTAGATGCTGAAGAGGCTTTCGGAAAAATCGGGGCGACAATAAGGACAGAGCAAAGAGACCCTGCAAATCCTGTACTTATTGTAGAAAAGAAGGGTGGTTATGCAGAGTTACCTTTTAGTAAAGACATTATTCGAGCAGGAACAGATCGAAAAGAATACAGGATGCAGGGGGTAACGGTCTTCTCTCCGCGGACAAAGAAAGTATATATTCCCCGACAGGCAGTATCAATATTTGAGGGAGAAATACGCTAACCCAACATTAAACATCAGGCGGGAAAAAGCATCTTTATATATTTTTTAAAGGGCCTTTCGATTATGCCCTTTTCAGTTATAAAGTTGGATATGTATTTCTCCGGTGTGACGTCGAAAGAATAATATTGTGCCTTGATTTTATCAAGCGTTATGAGCTTGTCCCCGGCATACTTCACCTCTGTTCCCTCCCTCTCCTCTATGGGGATATGAGCCCCGTTTTCAATATTTTTATCAAAGGTAGACACAGGTGCGGCAACAAAGAAAGGGATTTTATGCCGATGCGCACATAGCGATATCATGTATGTGCCGATCTTATTTGCGGTGTCCCCGTTTTTGGCAACCCTGTCGGCGCCGACAATGATTTTATCTATCCTCTTACTATAGCAGAGCAGACCGACATGGTTATCGGGAACGAGCGTTACATCTATCCCTTCCTCATGCAATTCCCAGGCAGTAAGCCGTGCGCCCTGGAAATAAGGTCTTGTTTCCGTTGCAATGACCTTGATCTTTTTTCCGGCCTCATGTGCTGCGCGTATTACCCCCAGTGCAGTTCCGTACCCGCCTGTTGCAAGGGCGCCTGCATTGCAATGGGTAAGTATTGTATCGCCTTCATCAATAAGCTCTGCGCCGTAGAGGGAGAGCATCCTGTTGTTCTCTATATCTTCAACGTGGATTGAGATCGCCTCGTCAAGCATGATGTCGGGCATATCGGCATTGTTTCCGCATCGGCTGAAGGCGTCCTTCATCCTTTCCAATGCCCAGAAAAGGTTGACGGCAGTGGGTCGTGTGCTGCCCAATTTCTTGCATATCCTGTCCACATCTATATCCTTTATATTACCTTTTGACGCAATAATCTCCTGAATCCCGAGCGTCACGCCATAGGCTGCGACTATCCCGATAAGCGGCGCGCCCCTGATGGTCATGTTTTTTATGGAATCCATAACATCTTTCAAGTTTTTGCAGCGGACATAGACCTTTTTAAAAGGCAGCAGCCTCTGGTCGAGTAAGTATAGTGCGCCATTCTTCCAGTAGATATGGTCTGTCATTATTACCCCTTCAATTTCTTTAACAGAAGTTCATTCAACAGTTTCGGATTTGCCTTTCCCTTTGTTTCTTTCATAACCTGACCCACAAAGAACCCCAGCAGCTTTTCCTTGCCGCCTCTAAACTCTTCCAGTTCCTTCGGGAAACGGGCAATGATTTCATCAATGGTAGAACCGATGGCTGTTTCATCGGATATCTGGATAAGTCCTTTTTTCTCAACAATACTTTTCGGTGAAGCGCCGCTTTTGTATATCTCAGGAAAAATCTCTTTCCCGATTTTAATATTTATTGTACCGTCCTTTATGAGCGACAGGAGTTCCGCAAGATGGGCAGGAGAAAGCGGGGAATCTTTCGGGGATACATTGCCGTCCTTCAGCTCCCGTAGAAGCTCGGTCATGATCCAGTTGCTCACTGTCTTGGGCTCAGGAAAAAGCCCGACAGCATTTTCAAAATATTGTGAAACCCCCGCGCTGGAGGTCAATATTTCCACATCATATTTCGGCAGGTCGTATACATTCATGAATCTTTCCATCTTCTCCATGGGCAGTTCAGGCAACCCTTTCCTGATATCCTCTATCCATTTATCATCGATTGTAAGCGGGAGAAGATCGGGTTCTGGAAAGTAGCGGTAATCGTGCGCCTCTTCCTTACCTCTCATTGAATAGGTAATGCCTTCGTCAGCATTGAATAAACGCGTCTCTTGGACTACGGTGCCGCCTTTTCTGATAAGCTCTATCTGTCTTTTTATCTCATATTCAAGGGATTTTTCGACAA
This Pseudomonadota bacterium DNA region includes the following protein-coding sequences:
- a CDS encoding (4Fe-4S)-binding protein, encoding MSKVKKKVKTIKIDLDKCNGCRACEVICSAFHANPKYSSNNPARSRIRMIREPIRDIYVPVYAGEYTAAECMGRDKYVIDGKEYSECGFCRASCPSRDAFKEPDSGLPLKCDMCEGEEEPLCVKWCLNDALICEEREEEVEEEEKLGDMEIGLESLANKYGLQNIADTVARMSKKE
- the fdhD gene encoding formate dehydrogenase accessory sulfurtransferase FdhD; protein product: MSDIEGVATDIVFNRFSEAGWVRTNGHAPFEKELIVYVNLQHLVSILCTPTKLNFLVLGFLYSEGIISGMGDVMMMNICDAESEVDVRLSNPNFELPTKRTLTSGCGGGATFTTYGQRVDSDIVTTPEKLLSVMKDFHGQEELYRYSGGVHTSALSDGKNLLVVTEDIGRHNTLDKIQGECLMRGLSTRDKWILTTGRVSTEMLRKAARMQAPLVVSRHTPTGSAISLAHDLGITLVGQVRGSHMSVYSHEERLGCSTN
- a CDS encoding (Fe-S)-binding protein; this translates as MEILPLEPFKIVIDGIKEAGGDDFKFCYHCGKCETVCPWNRVRKYFVRKLNHQAQLGVVPFESEDIWMCVSCRNCVQRCPRGVNTIDIVRAMRRIMVPDGVVPASIPNLRGIMTSIASVGNPWGQEPNDRANWAKDLDIKEFDENTEILYFPCCYPSYDPRLKKVSQATANILKKAGVDFGILGSKELCCGESVRKTGNEALFKRLARENIKTFVDNGVKKIVASSAHCFHTFKNEYPEFRANFEIVHISQYLFELINEGRLKITKEFAKKVTYHDPCYLGRHNGVYDEPREVLKKIPGLELTEMVDAREDSLCCGMGGGRIWMETEKHERFSNIRIEQAIEAGAEVLATACPYCVTALEDSRLVTNHAGDIEVMDITEILQEVI
- a CDS encoding FAD-dependent oxidoreductase, with product MENVISLKENVQQLCNNFGDNNFGDVMVVGGGISGIQASLDLATAGFKVYLVEKAPSIGGHMAQLDKTFPTNDCSMUILAPKLVEVGRHPNIEVLTYTEVDSVEGQAGNFNVTLIKKPRYILEDKCTGCTTCVEYCPVKYPDQYNQEISKNKAVHVYFAQAIPLVTYIDESCLYLKEKKCRICEGACKNNAIDFNQTLEKVEVNVGAIILSSGFEPFDPKVREEYRYGQFVNVVTSMDYERLLCATGPYQGEILRASDMKHPHKVAWLQCVGSRRVTPGENSYCSAVCCTYTQKQVILTKEHDAEAECTVFHNDIRSYGKDFERFYERAENLPGVRFFRSYVSIVKENPETKSVTIRYSTPDEGVKEEEFDMVVLSVGLNPPADVQGLANKFGIELNAHGFCKAIPSNPMETTRPGIFVSGAFQGPTDIPESVFTASAAGSQCGELLDYRRGELSKERIYPPERDVSQEEPRIGVFVCHCGANIGRIVGVPSTVEYALTLPNVVYAQEQLFSCATNSAQQISDLAKEKGLNRVVIAACSPRTLEPLFRDTLREAGINQYYLDMANIREHCSWVHAKEKEEATQKAKDIIRMSVARVCRLKPLQEFDLPVNRTALVVGGGIAGMTCALSIAKQGHEVCLVEKDTDLGGTARRIHSTLDGMDVQAYLRDLVRKIYQHPLIHVYTDATIPEATGYVGNFVTKVKSDRGITEIKHGATVIAIGADEYKPTEYLYGEDDRVMTNLELEEQIAQGEERVMNAQSLVMIQCVGCRNEDRNYCARICCSNSVKNALKLKEINPRMDITILFRDMRTYGFSEDYYRDASNKDVKFIRYEPQDKPQVEAVEEEGRRMLRVTATDYILGKKLAIDADLLSLAAAVIPSAGNKEMSLLFKVSLGPDDWFKEAHVKLRPVEFGTDGIYLCGIAHYPKHISETINQAYGAAGRVLTLLSHDTVTASGSVAEVNESDCISCGACITACTYGAIEFYDT